One window from the genome of Paenibacillus azoreducens encodes:
- a CDS encoding PQQ-dependent sugar dehydrogenase: protein MNTLVGLKQALSTPVKEENNTEKPDYLIEQGYRLERFVSGLTFPTVMTFDLQGNIYVAEAGFAYGTKPGKGRVVRIEPNGSFTEIAGGFGGPVTGIAWHDGYLYVAAGDIGEEHGAGCGQIIRLALDGTKETIVTGLKTCGDHFTGDVLFGPDGKIYFSVGTATNSAVVGTDDMLILKYHPQFHDTPARDIELVGTNFVSRNPLSEQQDVAVTGAYKPFGESSYEGEMISGRLLANGVIYCCNPDGTNLQIVADGFRNTFGLKFSPFSGKLIAIDHGADPRGSRQIRLDWDKVWEVVPYGWHGFPDFFSGLPATLPHFHADEQAKPTFLLKGHPHLSSQPLARLQSHSASMKFDFCTNTDFGRPGEIFVAQFGESGFEKTEELPGFKVVRVDLDTGQISDFFTNPKGDSATRGPVRPIDVKFNPAGNELYLVDFGIMGTLQTGRNPKPKTGSLWRIVKTK from the coding sequence GCAAGGATATCGATTAGAGCGTTTTGTATCTGGTTTAACTTTTCCCACTGTAATGACCTTTGATTTGCAAGGGAACATCTATGTGGCAGAAGCTGGTTTCGCGTACGGAACCAAACCGGGAAAAGGACGTGTGGTACGAATTGAGCCGAACGGTTCCTTTACAGAAATTGCGGGTGGTTTTGGCGGACCCGTGACAGGAATTGCCTGGCATGATGGATACCTCTATGTGGCTGCCGGGGATATTGGAGAAGAACATGGGGCAGGATGTGGTCAGATTATTCGATTAGCGTTGGACGGAACAAAGGAAACGATCGTTACCGGACTTAAAACTTGCGGAGACCATTTTACAGGGGATGTGCTCTTCGGACCAGACGGAAAGATATATTTCTCGGTTGGAACCGCTACGAATTCTGCAGTTGTGGGTACCGATGATATGCTGATATTGAAATATCATCCACAATTTCATGATACGCCGGCCAGAGATATCGAGTTAGTCGGGACCAACTTCGTCTCTAGGAATCCATTATCGGAACAACAGGACGTAGCGGTTACGGGGGCATATAAACCTTTTGGCGAATCCAGCTACGAAGGTGAAATGATTAGCGGTCGACTGTTAGCCAACGGGGTCATCTATTGTTGCAATCCCGATGGCACCAATTTGCAAATTGTCGCAGATGGGTTTCGGAATACGTTTGGATTAAAATTCTCCCCGTTTAGCGGGAAATTGATTGCCATAGATCATGGCGCTGACCCGCGGGGCAGCCGTCAAATTCGGTTGGATTGGGATAAAGTCTGGGAGGTAGTTCCGTATGGTTGGCATGGTTTTCCGGATTTTTTCAGTGGCCTGCCTGCTACCCTCCCCCATTTTCATGCCGATGAGCAAGCAAAACCAACCTTTTTGTTGAAGGGGCATCCTCATCTTTCTTCTCAACCGCTTGCCAGACTCCAATCACACAGCGCTTCGATGAAATTCGATTTCTGTACAAATACGGATTTCGGCCGTCCAGGGGAAATTTTTGTTGCCCAATTTGGCGAGTCGGGTTTTGAAAAAACGGAGGAATTGCCTGGATTTAAAGTTGTTAGAGTGGATTTGGATACAGGGCAAATATCGGATTTCTTCACGAATCCCAAGGGTGACTCCGCTACGAGAGGGCCTGTACGTCCGATTGATGTCAAATTTAATCCTGCAGGGAATGAACTTTACCTTGTCGATTTTGGAATCATGGGAACCTTGCAAACCGGGAGGAATCCGAAGCCCAAAACGGGAAGCCTATGGAGGATTGTGAAAACAAAATGA
- a CDS encoding DUF6033 family protein, which translates to MNITSPAMNNVSLTTRSEQQKNKITTDTPLVGFDKALSAATENEAQAISEKYGLTVGIENIPKNEKEIVRRGRSGSLQDVTIAPGILQKMKTDPALKEKVYGYINYYTNEDQRAFMQMEQTRGVTTVGRRLIIHEDGTYTIWSACITSPEEVEKGKKIEAEKQKEKAQQEQHQALLDAEYTSSLPLHFMDILPAQTISSLNFYSKENMSTQDWVQQNLLLKMNKMNRY; encoded by the coding sequence ATGAATATAACGTCACCTGCTATGAACAATGTTTCCTTAACAACACGTTCAGAACAACAAAAAAACAAGATAACCACTGATACTCCTTTGGTTGGTTTCGACAAAGCCTTGTCTGCCGCCACCGAAAATGAGGCGCAAGCCATTTCAGAAAAATACGGCCTTACGGTTGGGATTGAGAACATTCCGAAGAATGAAAAAGAGATCGTCAGACGCGGCAGAAGCGGAAGCTTGCAGGATGTGACTATCGCACCAGGTATCCTGCAGAAAATGAAGACGGATCCCGCCTTGAAAGAGAAAGTATACGGGTATATTAACTATTACACAAATGAGGATCAAAGAGCGTTTATGCAAATGGAGCAAACGCGTGGTGTAACCACAGTTGGCCGCAGATTGATTATTCATGAAGACGGTACCTATACCATATGGTCGGCCTGTATAACGTCTCCAGAAGAAGTAGAGAAGGGCAAAAAAATCGAGGCCGAGAAACAAAAAGAAAAGGCGCAACAAGAACAACATCAAGCATTATTGGATGCTGAATATACATCCTCGCTTCCGCTACATTTCATGGACATATTGCCTGCTCAAACGATAAGTTCTTTGAATTTTTATTCCAAGGAAAACATGTCAACTCAGGATTGGGTACAACAGAATTTGCTTTTAAAGATGAATAAGATGAATAGATATTAA
- a CDS encoding sensor histidine kinase, with product MRTLRIRTFIMLCFFFITLVPWIFFVTAHFIETKTLSLAKNQPQNEILQGKLTETIHLIEEGAAQWRDANWQNQLHTQLRQAKMDAVILSSSGQEIFQSNPDRGGSLSSTERFSVIEDGHLLGRVIIYLPKSNATQMISTIAGLSLAIFIIGVEMRRFLLKPLEKMSFAARQIAAGDWDAKLPSSRITEIAEVRDGFETMVNGLQQSYQKQAELEKERRFVIAAVAHDLRTPLFALRGYLDGLEQGIAQTPEKIAKYVAVCKEKSVQLDRLVEDLFTFTKMEYLETQLNDKTVDLKLILQKSIDSLNPPARQKDILISNHSAGNCIVKGDTHLLERAMNNLLDNAVRHTPSHGEIIVQCCQDGHKVKFAVRDTGPGFNSEELERVFEPLYRGEASRNRSTGGSGLGLTISQRIIRRHGGELAADNHSGGGALLTGWMPAADPD from the coding sequence ATGAGAACACTTCGAATTCGCACGTTTATTATGCTTTGTTTCTTCTTCATCACTTTAGTTCCGTGGATCTTTTTTGTTACAGCCCATTTCATAGAAACAAAAACGCTTAGCTTAGCAAAAAACCAGCCGCAAAATGAGATTCTGCAAGGGAAATTGACCGAGACGATTCATCTGATCGAAGAGGGGGCGGCCCAATGGAGGGATGCAAATTGGCAGAACCAATTGCATACCCAATTGCGGCAAGCGAAGATGGATGCGGTAATTCTATCATCGTCCGGTCAGGAAATATTCCAGTCCAATCCGGATCGAGGCGGCTCCCTATCGTCAACCGAACGCTTCTCCGTCATAGAAGACGGTCATTTGCTTGGAAGGGTCATCATTTACTTGCCGAAGTCAAATGCGACTCAAATGATTTCCACGATTGCCGGACTATCGCTGGCTATTTTTATCATCGGAGTAGAAATGCGGAGATTCCTTCTTAAACCGCTGGAGAAGATGAGCTTTGCAGCCAGACAAATTGCGGCAGGAGATTGGGATGCGAAGCTGCCTTCGTCCAGGATCACGGAAATCGCCGAAGTGCGTGACGGATTTGAAACGATGGTGAACGGGCTTCAGCAATCTTATCAAAAACAAGCGGAACTGGAAAAAGAACGCCGTTTTGTAATTGCTGCGGTCGCGCATGATTTACGGACGCCGTTGTTCGCCTTGCGAGGTTATTTGGACGGCCTGGAGCAAGGAATTGCACAAACACCGGAGAAAATAGCAAAATATGTGGCGGTTTGCAAGGAAAAATCGGTTCAATTGGATCGATTGGTAGAAGACCTGTTCACATTTACAAAGATGGAGTATTTGGAAACGCAGCTTAACGACAAGACTGTTGATCTTAAACTCATACTCCAGAAGTCGATAGACAGCCTAAATCCGCCTGCCCGGCAAAAAGACATTTTGATCTCGAATCATTCGGCTGGCAATTGCATCGTTAAAGGCGATACGCATTTATTGGAGCGTGCCATGAACAATCTTTTGGATAATGCCGTCAGACATACGCCATCCCATGGGGAAATCATTGTTCAATGCTGTCAAGATGGTCACAAAGTAAAGTTTGCGGTACGCGATACAGGTCCAGGCTTCAATTCGGAAGAGTTGGAACGGGTTTTTGAACCTCTATATCGAGGCGAAGCATCCAGAAATCGTTCAACTGGAGGCAGCGGATTAGGTTTGACCATTTCACAAAGAATCATTAGACGGCACGGAGGCGAACTCGCCGCAGACAACCATTCGGGGGGTGGTGCGCTGCTAACAGGATGGATGCCTGCAGCTGATCCTGACTGA
- a CDS encoding response regulator transcription factor yields the protein MSAVNTILVVDDDQSIVELLRDFLENEHFSVITACDTTQAWALFQASTIHCIVLDIMMPGQNGFELCRRIRAESNVPILFLSARSDDVDKIRGLTLGGDDYIVKTASPGEIVARVKAVLRRSASQQHIEGRILDYGRIKINLSAREVTVDGRNIILTPKEYELLRLFAENPRHVFSYEQLLAKFWDGVGDRHTIRVHLSRLREKIESDPNQPQCLVNVWGVGYRFEGE from the coding sequence ATGAGCGCAGTAAATACGATATTGGTTGTAGACGATGACCAAAGCATCGTCGAACTGTTAAGAGATTTTTTAGAGAACGAACATTTCAGCGTGATTACCGCATGCGACACTACTCAAGCATGGGCCTTGTTTCAGGCGAGTACAATTCATTGCATTGTTTTGGACATTATGATGCCGGGTCAAAACGGTTTTGAGTTGTGTCGCAGGATTCGGGCGGAGAGCAACGTTCCGATTCTTTTCTTGAGCGCTCGCAGCGATGATGTGGACAAGATACGGGGGCTGACGCTCGGTGGCGATGATTATATCGTCAAAACAGCTTCGCCTGGAGAAATTGTTGCCAGAGTAAAAGCCGTATTGCGGCGTTCCGCTTCCCAGCAGCATATCGAGGGAAGGATTTTGGATTATGGCCGTATCAAAATAAACCTTTCCGCAAGAGAAGTGACAGTGGATGGAAGGAACATCATTCTTACACCAAAGGAATATGAGTTGCTGCGGTTATTTGCCGAAAATCCAAGACATGTTTTTTCATATGAACAATTACTTGCAAAATTCTGGGATGGGGTGGGCGACAGGCATACCATTCGGGTCCATCTCAGCCGGCTACGCGAGAAAATCGAATCCGATCCGAATCAACCGCAATGCCTTGTCAACGTATGGGGAGTAGGGTATCGCTTCGAGGGAGAATAA
- a CDS encoding DJ-1/PfpI family protein, translating to MLTVQIVLFDGFDLLDAIAPYEVFCAAAMSAKNALSVEFVTAEGPRSVVSGINGLKIEASGKLNPQRAGIILVPGASGNVDGDGPDSIPVILSKAVNTELTGLMEQALGQKEVIVAAVCGGSLLLAMGGLLEGRPAVTHHMGMDLLGATGAVPVPARVVDDGNLVTGGGVTSGLDVALYLLERELGPRIAHAVERLFEFERRGTVWREKGMAPGNYKEWTDDESGIVANQAAMSCGASHNEVTHGSVFDGDWDATIATPVGKLEVKLSISTKDGIIQGTATQGDETVKFMNPVLQDDKLAWSLRITKPLRLNLKFEVVADGDHMTGVAKAGVLPASKLTGKRVS from the coding sequence ATGTTAACGGTTCAAATCGTTCTTTTTGATGGCTTCGACCTTCTGGATGCTATTGCACCATATGAAGTTTTCTGCGCCGCAGCAATGAGTGCCAAAAACGCATTAAGCGTGGAATTCGTCACCGCCGAAGGGCCTAGATCCGTGGTCAGCGGCATCAACGGGTTAAAAATCGAAGCAAGCGGAAAGTTGAATCCGCAGCGGGCGGGGATCATTCTCGTGCCTGGCGCTTCCGGTAACGTCGATGGAGACGGTCCCGATTCGATCCCGGTTATTTTAAGCAAAGCAGTGAATACAGAATTAACCGGGCTGATGGAGCAGGCTCTCGGGCAAAAAGAAGTCATCGTAGCCGCGGTATGCGGCGGTTCCTTGTTGTTGGCTATGGGAGGGCTGTTGGAAGGCAGACCGGCGGTAACCCATCATATGGGCATGGATTTACTGGGAGCAACCGGGGCTGTCCCCGTCCCTGCACGCGTAGTGGATGACGGCAACCTGGTTACCGGCGGGGGCGTAACTTCTGGACTGGATGTGGCTTTGTATTTGTTGGAACGTGAGCTTGGACCTCGTATCGCACACGCGGTAGAGCGGTTGTTCGAGTTTGAACGGAGGGGAACGGTTTGGCGGGAAAAAGGAATGGCGCCTGGCAATTATAAGGAATGGACGGACGACGAATCTGGCATCGTGGCGAACCAAGCGGCGATGAGCTGCGGCGCTTCACATAACGAAGTCACACATGGGTCCGTTTTCGATGGGGACTGGGATGCGACAATCGCAACGCCGGTCGGGAAACTGGAGGTCAAGCTCTCAATTTCAACAAAAGATGGTATAATCCAAGGAACGGCTACGCAAGGGGACGAAACGGTCAAGTTCATGAATCCCGTCCTTCAGGACGACAAGCTTGCCTGGTCGCTGCGAATCACGAAACCGCTGCGGTTAAATTTGAAATTCGAAGTGGTTGCGGACGGAGATCATATGACCGGAGTTGCCAAAGCCGGAGTACTACCGGCATCCAAATTAACAGGCAAGCGGGTTTCTTAA
- a CDS encoding DUF2306 domain-containing protein has translation MLKRKTLYALLACVTILFILYALVENYLIHPGAEGFLSHKTGLKRELNLPVWLNMMYIHVAFACIAMAAGLLNFSNRIFNKNRKFHRINGYVYLVSVFLVVLTSGYMAPYATGGKITSMGFNALNIIWLIITITALVQIKKKRIARHRNWMIRSYAFCFTNMLIHLISSLFHQGFGYTYVTSYTIGLYGSIILLLVIPSIMIRTMGRSTAE, from the coding sequence ATGTTAAAACGAAAAACGTTATATGCACTTTTGGCTTGTGTAACCATTCTATTTATCCTGTACGCTTTGGTAGAAAACTATTTGATTCATCCCGGAGCCGAGGGATTTTTAAGCCATAAAACCGGCCTTAAGCGCGAACTTAACCTCCCGGTATGGCTTAACATGATGTATATTCATGTTGCATTTGCCTGCATCGCCATGGCTGCAGGGCTTCTCAACTTTTCAAATCGTATTTTTAATAAAAACCGTAAATTTCATCGTATAAACGGATATGTTTATTTAGTGTCCGTATTTCTCGTCGTGCTGACCTCTGGATACATGGCGCCTTATGCCACCGGAGGAAAAATAACCAGTATGGGTTTCAATGCGCTGAATATCATATGGCTGATTATAACCATCACCGCACTTGTCCAAATCAAAAAGAAACGGATCGCCCGCCACCGGAACTGGATGATTCGGAGCTACGCCTTTTGTTTTACGAATATGTTGATTCATCTCATCTCCTCCCTTTTTCATCAGGGATTCGGATACACTTACGTTACCAGCTACACTATTGGCCTTTACGGCTCCATCATACTGCTGCTGGTTATTCCTTCGATCATGATCAGAACGATGGGGCGATCCACTGCTGAATGA
- a CDS encoding TetR/AcrR family transcriptional regulator — translation MNMKKKETAKERILRTATELFYKEGVRAVGIDRIIEESGVAKASFYRSFATKDDLVVAYLEKYYHAFMKPFEEAEQRHPKSPLDQLYEVIESLSSRIEQPGYRGCPFLNTAVEFPDENHLSHEPVVTYHREMRRRLKEIAERAGAKDPDALSAQLLMLFNGALMSAYLERASYIPDHFRNAAKLMIEQQT, via the coding sequence ATGAACATGAAGAAGAAAGAAACAGCCAAAGAGCGGATATTGCGTACGGCAACCGAGTTGTTTTACAAGGAGGGTGTGAGAGCCGTCGGAATCGACCGGATCATTGAGGAATCCGGCGTGGCAAAAGCAAGCTTTTACCGGAGTTTTGCCACAAAGGACGATCTTGTCGTGGCCTATTTGGAGAAGTATTACCACGCTTTCATGAAACCTTTCGAAGAGGCGGAGCAGCGGCATCCTAAATCACCGCTTGACCAACTGTATGAGGTGATAGAAAGTCTGAGCTCCAGAATAGAGCAGCCGGGTTACCGCGGGTGTCCGTTTTTGAATACGGCGGTGGAATTTCCCGATGAAAACCATCTGAGCCATGAGCCTGTCGTGACCTATCACCGGGAGATGCGCCGCCGTTTGAAGGAAATCGCTGAACGCGCAGGAGCAAAAGATCCAGATGCGCTTTCTGCCCAACTGCTGATGCTGTTTAACGGAGCCTTGATGTCGGCGTATCTGGAACGGGCTTCATATATCCCTGATCATTTTCGAAATGCCGCAAAGCTTATGATTGAACAGCAAACATAA